A window of Pirellula sp. SH-Sr6A contains these coding sequences:
- a CDS encoding GNAT family N-acetyltransferase codes for MEAPRDTTQSQARWRWMLRSDIEAVARIERKAFRFSKHPSFQPYSLQQITRLLGEGHVSGCVLCQDGCVVAYSILGHSRDYIAIYRIAVDPDHQRSGLGTRLIQGVKRSVEACKRSKILAAVPDDLVRTQIFFRSMGFKALHPNGSDLYRFVWLNPPSRMETEAFHAIIKNAY; via the coding sequence ATGGAAGCTCCTCGTGACACCACACAGTCCCAAGCTCGCTGGAGATGGATGCTTCGCTCCGACATCGAGGCAGTCGCGAGAATTGAACGTAAGGCGTTTCGTTTTTCAAAACATCCTTCGTTCCAACCATATTCGCTGCAGCAGATCACCAGATTGCTCGGAGAGGGGCATGTCTCCGGATGCGTGCTTTGTCAGGATGGCTGCGTCGTAGCCTATTCGATTCTGGGACACTCCAGGGACTACATCGCCATCTACCGAATCGCAGTCGATCCTGACCATCAGCGAAGCGGTCTGGGAACTCGACTTATCCAAGGGGTCAAGCGATCCGTGGAGGCCTGCAAACGCAGCAAGATCCTGGCTGCAGTTCCCGATGATTTGGTCCGAACGCAAATCTTTTTCCGTTCGATGGGATTCAAGGCGCTGCATCCGAATGGAAGCGACCTTTATCGATTCGTATGGCTGAATCCACCCTCTCGCATGGAAACGGAGGCATTTCATGCAATCATCAAGAACGCGTATTAA
- a CDS encoding tyrosine-type recombinase/integrase, producing the protein MFCRDQRHQIIFRHYCGPREGRQDTLSLGRFRLSDREWSGMKRHVERILEAQRSEAPIPRSTADWLKSIPRKQFEYLQSRLLEKQSNGCEPAQLALAEWIDEYEAARQEMNTSVATDEAVLRDVRKLLRCGNDVSRIDEGCLSDLIVDLGEEHHYVENTLARHAKHWNLFFEWLRTRNPDTLGTNPCDALNRSIAPREKDTVQWEWIDQLVASCRTTEERYWLRFVQWTGCRLREGLTLRACDVELNRNRILLQESKNNRVRINPIYPAIREYLPDLLRGLGPGDRVLSRITENNCYEWLYELQDRVGVPRWKPPYNAFRATRANQLAADPTITEHQAGLLLGHSPAVARRNYLSIDDSLLERLAS; encoded by the coding sequence ATGTTTTGCCGTGACCAACGACATCAAATCATCTTTCGCCACTACTGCGGTCCTCGCGAGGGTAGACAAGACACGTTGAGCTTGGGTCGATTCCGTCTCAGCGATCGCGAATGGTCGGGCATGAAGCGACATGTGGAGCGGATACTCGAGGCACAGCGATCGGAGGCTCCGATACCTCGATCTACCGCGGATTGGCTCAAATCGATTCCGCGGAAACAGTTCGAGTATTTGCAATCGCGCCTTCTCGAGAAGCAATCGAATGGGTGCGAACCGGCTCAGCTTGCGCTAGCGGAATGGATCGACGAATACGAAGCAGCTCGGCAGGAGATGAACACGAGCGTCGCAACGGACGAAGCTGTGCTTCGCGACGTTCGCAAGCTGCTTCGCTGCGGCAACGACGTGAGTCGCATCGATGAGGGGTGTCTCTCCGATCTTATCGTCGACCTCGGTGAAGAGCATCACTATGTCGAGAACACACTCGCTCGGCACGCGAAGCATTGGAACTTGTTCTTCGAATGGCTACGAACACGAAATCCGGACACGCTCGGCACAAATCCATGTGATGCACTGAATCGATCGATTGCCCCTCGCGAGAAAGATACCGTTCAATGGGAATGGATTGACCAATTGGTCGCGTCCTGCCGCACGACGGAGGAACGATACTGGCTGAGGTTTGTTCAATGGACCGGCTGCAGGCTGCGCGAGGGGCTGACCCTGCGTGCGTGTGATGTCGAGTTGAATCGCAACCGAATCCTCCTGCAGGAGAGCAAGAACAACCGCGTTCGCATCAACCCGATCTACCCTGCAATTCGCGAGTATCTGCCCGATCTGCTCCGAGGGCTGGGCCCAGGCGATCGGGTGCTCTCGAGGATCACCGAGAACAACTGCTACGAATGGCTCTACGAATTACAAGATCGCGTGGGTGTCCCCAGATGGAAGCCTCCATATAACGCGTTTCGAGCGACTCGTGCGAACCAACTTGCTGCGGATCCGACCATCACCGAGCATCAGGCTGGATTGCTCCTCGGGCATTCTCCGGCCGTCGCTCGTCGAAACTACTTGTCGATCGACGATTCGCTACTCGAGAGGTTAGCGTCATGA
- a CDS encoding helix-turn-helix transcriptional regulator yields MPTVTSLSELDAIRDEVKAFLSSNGETVTSLAMRADVPRDFLSRFVNDSYKHSPSFEYVSRLVHACGKRIRIDD; encoded by the coding sequence ATGCCAACTGTTACGAGCCTAAGCGAGTTAGACGCAATTCGCGACGAAGTGAAGGCGTTTCTCTCTTCGAATGGTGAAACCGTCACCTCGCTTGCGATGAGGGCAGACGTGCCACGGGACTTTCTTTCGCGGTTTGTGAATGATAGTTACAAGCATTCTCCGAGCTTCGAATATGTCAGCCGCTTGGTTCATGCGTGCGGAAAACGAATTAGGATCGACGATTAA